The genomic interval tgagccagcttgtacctaagttacggtcagagcgaaaaaagatacgtcctgcactgcactctagtccttcactctcacgttcctcatccactaatctttcatcctggctcaaattaatggggtaatcgtcgctttctcggtccgaatcactctcgctgctggtgtaaacaatggggaaatgtgaggagcctttcaacctgcgacgtcacgctatttccggtacaggcaaggcttttttttatcagcgaccaaaagttgcgatctttatcctcgatgttctctactaaatcctttcagcaaaaatatggtaatatcgcgaaatgatcaagtatgacacatagaatggatctgctatccccgtttaaattaaaaaaattcatttcagtaggcctttaactagacTAAATAGTGTCAATGAGCAAAATGTGCGTGTTAGCAAAGCTGGCTAAAAAGGTCAGCATGCTAAAGTCAgagtgctaacagttagcatgtgtcaagtaccaagttatatgactctgaggcctATGCCGCCAAAATAGCtgacaaagttagcatgctaacagttatcatgtgtcaagtaccaagttatgtgattCGGAGGTGTATGCTTAgaacttttacaaaaaaaagttagcaattgTCATGTACCGAGTTATATGACCTATAAGGTGTATGTCTGCAAAATTAGTtgaaaaggttagcatgtgtcgaGTACCAAATTATATAACTCTGAAGTGTACACCTGTAAAATTGGCTCAAAAAGTTAACGGTGtcgttgattgattgaaacttgtattagtagattacacagtacagtacatattccgtacaattgaccactaaatggtaacaccccaataagtttttcaacttgtttaagtcggggtccacataaatcaattcatggtaaatataccaagttatatgactctgaggcctATGCCTCCAAAATAGCTgacaaagttagcatgttaacagttacaAGTGtcgagtaccaagttatatgactttgaggCCAacgcctgcaaaattagctgaaaaaggtTAGCCTGCTAACATTTAGCAAGTGTCAGTTATACTATACGACTCTGAGGTTTACGCCTGCAATATTAGCTAaaacaaagttagcatgtgtcaagtatcaaatTATTTGACCTATAAAGTGTTTGTCTGTAAAATTAGTTGAAatggttagcatgtgtcaagtaccaaattatatgactcttAAGTGTACGCCtgtaaaattagctcaaaaaggttAGCagggtcaagtaccaagttatatgactgtgaggCCAacgcctgcaaaattagctgaaaaagtaaGCCTGCTAACATTTAGCAAATGTCaagtatatgactctgaggtgtatgcctgcaaaaaaaaagttagcaattaaGAATCAAGTTATATGACCTAGGGTGTAtgtctgcaaaattagctaacaaatacagttagcatgtgttaagtaccaagttacatgattCTGCAAAGtcagctaaaaatgttagcatgctaacagttagcatgtgtaccTAATTCTATGACTGAAGAATCCCTACGAGTAAAAACGCTTTGGACGGCTGGAAGACTGAACAGCACTtctgcttccggttcaaagctttaaacagcagaaaAAACTTGTACACgtgcaaaagatggcgccatagcacaaacaataacacaccatttaagtgtctttgtgttgtgtactaggcaaagggaaggaggcgacaccaaggcagaactgcggtttagaaggtttatttaaaccttatgtcgctccctctcatcaggtccaggtacGTTTATGCGTGATTGCCCGCAGCCCTgtcccctccccccccccacttAGGCGAGGCACCGGGGAGCATCTAAGGATTGGCGCGGTAGAAATCTTCTAGAAACGAGGGATCGCAAGATAGGAGGCTGGTACCTAAGACCTGTCTTCTggtccatatccctcccagtcgatCAGATACACGAGCCTCCTACCCCACGGGTTCGAATCCGCGCTGTGACAGTACGCCCCCTTAGGCGAGGCACCCGACGAGCACCGGGGAGCATCTCAGGATTGGCGCGGTAGAAATCCTCTAGAAGCGAGGGATCGGCAAGATAGGAGGCTGGTACCCAAGACCTGTCTTCTggtccatatccctcccagtcgaccagatacACGAGCCTCCTACCCCACGGGTTCGAATCCGCGCCGTGACACTTTGCATGTGTTTAAGGAAAACTATTTGCTTTGTGACCGTCAGTGAAGAAAAAATCAGTAAATtacccgcaccgttttataagccgcagggttcaaaagcTTAGCAAAAAAGTAGCgtattatagtccggaatttacggcagttggtaaataaaacctctgccttgtttttaatgcataCTTGAGCCTACTGCTGTCAGGTTTAAACATCGATGACATATATTAAACGAGACAAAAAGCAAGGAATTAAATAGAGACAGAAttgaatttggctcaattgaggagaaatgtgtcacccacgctctaacGAAAACAGgttcacgtctcctcttttatttggatattccctgtttacataacagctgtttctaaagaagtggttcttaaccttgttggaggtaccgaaccccaccagttccatatgcgcattcaccgaacccttctttagtgataaataaaaggtttgtttttttcaaattcaagacaaagttatatgttttttaactggtgcacaaaatgaaccgtgcatgaacatcaccttgttcaaagaacaaaaccaacacagtgcatgaattcacaacaaattacaccccTGTATATCAGATGGAAAATTGGAGGGAactttgtttgggggtatccataatacgccgatagggagacgtttttatttacacaatgagttgggtgtgtcttgacctccgcggcggaggctcagccgaaacccctgaggccgactcaccgaacccctagagttcgatcgaacccaggttaagaaccactgttctaaaggaatgggggggtatgtaaacagccattattttcggtcacattaacacaaaagaaaaagatgcctcgggcttgggctggtcctggatcgagcttgggcaagtcttggatcaaaatagataaACCCTcctgtctcctcccatcgtacacaatggaattttacaagcctttgcttggtacaacaaaaacagaaacttttgtgataacttacacataattattctaacaactgcgctactgtatttgaacgttggtcattatgctggtacttggagagccaagtgttttcacccgtgggaaaaaaaactaagtgaaatttaatttgctacTGGAAATCCAGTGTATGAAAACACAATCGACTTTTTAAGAAGACGTCTTTGTTTGTTTGCATGTGAAACAGAGAACTCCTCCACACGGTGACAGCCCAGGAGCAGGAGAGGAGCAGAGGTGGGGACGGACATGGGGGCCACCAGGTTAAGACCCAGATGCCGGTGTCAAGTGTCGGGGAAGACCGAGCCATCCTCTTGGGCTTCGGCATGATGGCCTTCTCTGTGCTCATGTTCTTTGTGGTCGGCATCACTATGGTCAAACCCTACATTAACAGGTACTGACcgggatacaatgtgtctgacACTACAGGAGTTTGCACAACTGCACTGTAAAAAGTGAATCTATATTGCCATACAAGCTGTACGCTGACTTCTCTCAagccacctcagaaaacattgGCTCTCAAAGTACCgccgtaatgaccaacattcaaatacagtagtattcattaaaaacaaggcagagcatTTTGTCATGTTATGTCcactacacacagtttgaacagtaacactgtgtttgaaatcagaaatatataaatacctatatatatatatatatatatatatatatatatatatatatatatatatatatatatatatatatatatatatatatatatatatatatacactaccgttcaaaagtttggggtcacattgaaatgtcattatttttgaaggaaaagcactgtacttttcaatgaagataactttaaactagtcttaactttaaagaaatacactgtatacattgctaatgtggtaaatgactattctagctgcaaatgtctggtttttggtgcaatatctacataggtgtatagaggcacatttctagcaactatcactccagtgttctaatggtacaatgtgtgctcattggctcagaaggctaattgatgattagaaaacccttgtgcaatcatgttcacacatctgaaaacagtttagctcgttacagaaactacaaaactgaccttcctttgagcagattgagtttctggagcatcacatttgtggggtcaattaaacgctcaaaatggccagaaaaagagaactttcatctgaaactcgacagtctattcttgttcttagaaatgaaggctattccacaaaattgtttgggtgaccccaaacttttgaacggtagtgtatatatatatatattatatatatatatatagatagacacatatgtataggctatacatatgtgtatatatgtatttatatatgtttatataactataattatatatatgtatttataagtatatataagtatatatatgtatatatatatatatatatatatatatatatatatatatatatatatatatatatatatatatatatatatatatatatatatatgttactttaCAAGCTGTCAGCTTTCGGCTCAAGAACAAcaatttttagcccaatgcggcacccaagtcaaaaagttggaacacaccctgcgTTAGAAGACATACTCACTTTAGTGAGATAAAGTGTAATAAAACTCCCCTCCAAGCAGAAACCTGTAAAAGAAAACAACTGGCATTATCCTGTAAACATTCTCTTGTGGCTTTTTCCTGAACTTCTCCTGCCTCTCGTTCTTCAGCAAGTGGGAGGAAGAAGACAGATGCATGCTGCTGCACACGGGAATCCTGGACGAGTGGGTAGACTGCAGAGGCGTGAGCACCATACCGTGTCTCGCGGCGACCGTCAATCTTGTGGCCTCCAATCAAAGCGCCGTTCTGCATTTCGACGAGGAGTCCGTGCTGTTTACGCCAAAGGTAGGCATGAATGAAAGCTCATTCATTGACAATCTCAAACGTATTTATAAAATATGTGGAAAGTCAAATATTAATACagaacccaaaaccggtgaagttggcacgttgtgtaattcgtaaataaaaacagaatattgcaaatccttttcaacttatattcaattaaatagactgcacaGAAAAGATACTTAAcgctcgaactgagaaactttgttattttttgcaaatattctttaacttagaatttaatggcagcaacacaggggcatgttcaccactgtgttacatggcctttccttttaacaacactcagtatacatttaggaactgaggagaccagttttttaagcttttcaggtggaattctttcccattcttgcttgatgtacagcttaagttgttcaacagtccgggggtctcccttgtgctattttaggcttcataatgcgccacacattttcaatgggagacaggtctggactacaggcaggccagtctagtacccgcactcttttactatgaagccacgttgatgtaacacgtggcttggcattgtcttgctgaaataagcaggggcgtccatgataacgttgcttggatggcaacatatgttgctccaaaacctgtatgtacctttcagcattaatggtgccttcacagatgtgtaagttacccatgtcttgggcactaatacacccccataccatcacacatgctggcttttacactttgtgcctataacaatccggatggttcttttcctctttggtccggaggacacgacgtccacagtttccaaaaacaatttgaaatgtggactcgtcagaccacagaacacttgtccactttgcatcagtccatcttagatgagctcgggcccagtgaagccggtggcgtttctgggtgttgttgataaatggctttggctttgcatagtagagttttaacttgcacttaactGTAGTTagagacagtggttttctgaagtgttcctgagcccacgtggtgatatcctttacacactgatgtggctttttgatgcagtaccatgggcattgccgcttacatgcagtgatttctccagattctctaaaccttttgatgacattacggaccgtagatggtgaaatccctaaattccttgcaatagctggttgagaaatgttattcttaaactgttcgacaatttgctcacgcatttgttgacaaagtggtgaccctcgccccatccttgtttgtgaatggaagctgcttttatacccaatcatggcacccacctgttcccagttagccagttcacctgtgggatgttccgaataagtgtttgatgagcattcctcaactttttcagtcttttttgccacttgtgccagcttttttgaaacacgttgcaggcatcaaattccaaatgagctaatattcgcaaaaaataacaaagttttccagttcgaacattaaatatcttgtctttgcagtctattcaattgaatataggttgaaaaggatttgcaaatcattgtattctgtttttatttaccatttacacaacgtgacaacctcactggttttggggtttgtagattagcataatttctggactatactgtatatatataaatttgtgaGTGTGGCTTATATTCGTGTGGCACTAATAGCCCGGAAATTACCGTAAATCTATTaatttgattattaataataataataataatatattttatttgtaaaaagcgctttatattgagtaaacaacctcaaagtgctacagtgtattaaaaaaaataaaaaataaaaataaaaatagaaagataattttaaaaataaatacaaataaaaaactagaacagcctaatagctataactagtatgcatatatctaaaaaaaaaaaaaaaaaaaaaggcttttataaaaagaagggtttttaagccttttttaaaagcatccacagtctgaggtgccctaaggtggtcagggagagcgttccacagactgggagcggcggagctttgtcctcggaggttggaggaggttaataaagcctgtccggagcggaggtgtcgtgtggaggatttgggggtgagtagttctttgaggtagaggggggcatttccatggaggcactggtaaaAAAAGAACCTTTTGATTTGTATTCTGTTGcttcaattaatcttttaaagagtgtaattaccgtattttccggactatagagcggtatagctcggttggtagagtggccgtgccagcaacttgagggttccaggttcgatcaccgcttccgccatcctagtcactgccgttgtgtccttgggcaagacactttacccacctgctcccagtgccacccacactggtttaaatgtaacttagatattgggtttcactatgaaaAGAGctttgtactgtcaccacctgtcacatcacgccctgacttatttggagtttattgctgttttcttgtgtgtagtgttttagttattgtctcacgctcctattttggtggctttttctcttttttcggtattttcccgtagcagtttcatgtcttcctttgagcgatatttcccgcctctactttgttttagcaatcaagaatatttcagttgtttttatccttctttgtggggacattgttgattgtcatgtcatgttcatttgtacattgtctttgctccacagtaagtctttgctgtcgtccagcattctgtttttgtttactttgtaagccagttcagttttagtttcgttctgcatagccttccctaagcttcaatgacttttcttaggtgcactcaccttttgtttatttttggtttaagcattagacacctttttacctgcactctgcctcccgctgtttccgacatctacaaagcaattagctaccggctgccacctactgatatggaagagtataacgtggtaagtctgccgatctccagacagtacagaaactcaacaacaacacatcttttgcagactataattacccatccatcttcttccgcttatccgaggtcgggtcgtgggggcagcagcctaagcagggaagcccagacttccctctccccagccacttcgtccagctcttcctgggggatcctgaggcgttcccaggccagccgggagacaaagtcttcccaacgtgccctgggtcttccctgtggcctcctaccggtcggacgtgccctaaacacctccctagggaggcgttcgggtggcatcctgaccagctgctcgaaccacctcatctagctcctttcgatgtggaggagcagcggctttactctgagctccccccggatggcagagcttctcaccctatctctaagggagagccccgccacccggcggaggaaactcatttcggccgcttgtacccgtgatcttgtcctttcggtcataacccaaagctcatgaccataggtgaggatgggaacgtagatcgaccagtaaattgagagctttgccttacggctcagctccttcttcaccacaacggatcgatacagcgtccgcattactgaagatccactcacgatccactcttcccccactcgtgaacaagactccgaggtacttgaactcctccacttggggcaagatctcttccccaacccggagatggcactccacccttttccgggcgagaaccatggactcggacttggaggtgctgattctcatcccagtcgcttcacactaagCTGCGAACCGAtcgagtgagagctgaagattctggccagatgaagccatcaggaccacatcatctgcaaaaagcagagacctaatcctgcagccaccaaaccagatcccctcaacgccttgactgcgcctagaaattctgtccataaaagttatgaacagtcgaaccggatagtcgaacctcggattcaggaacagtgtggttttcgtcctggtcgtggaactgtggaccagctctatactctcggcagggtccttgagggtgcatgggagtttgcccaactagtctacatgtgctttgtggacttggagaaggcattcgaccgtgtccctcgggaagtcctgtggggagtgctcagagagtatggggtatcggactgtctgattgtggcggtccgcttcctgtatgatcagtgccagaggttggtccgcattgccggcagtaagtcggacacgtttccagtgagggttggactccaccaaggctgccctttgtcaccgactataattactggtttgcaaaaaatagttttaacccaaataggtgaaactataaTCTGTCACACtagtagtggttgaaaaacactgccttacacTACAGACTTTCCTTAGATTATTTGGGAAAGAACATTAAATCTGACGCATGTGCACATATTGTTTCTTTCCAGTGTTTCTATGAGCCCAAATGTCATATGGACCAAATGGAACTTGAAGGCGAAGTCCTGACGGTGAAAAGCAACTTGGACTCCTGGTTGGGAAGCACCTTCTTATGCTTGTCGGACCCCACAAGGCATCCGGGGGAGGTCATCCTAAACAAGAAGCACACTCTGAAGAGGACCCTGTTCACACTGATGTGGCCCGGTCTGATGCTGGGCGGCGGAGTTCTGCTGGTAGGCCTGGTGAAGCTGACACAGTGCCTTGCTCATCTGTCCGCGGAGATGGCACCAGGGGGCAGACTGGCTTCAAAATACACTCCTGGCAGTATTTTCTACAAGGGCGTCCACAGGTCCACCGCATCCTCTACTATGTGACTTATCCTGAAACATGACCTTGTACATGTGAGCAATTTCTGCACACTCGTCATGTTTGCTTCGGTTCGGTGTGTGTTTGCGTCCCTGGTGCGGTTCGATTATTTAAAAGGTCATCCGAAACCCTTGCGTGCACCAAGTCAAAAAAGAAGGTGTCTCGGTGAACTCGCCGACAAAAGACATGAAGGATCAGCAAAAAAGCATGCAAAGATGACCAAAAATTAGTTTGAGGTGCTTTGCAATTGCGCTATTTAAATgtacaaacccgtttccatatgagttgggaaattgtgttagatgtaaatataaacggaatacaatgatttgcaaatccttttcaacccatattcagttgaatacgctacaaagacaacatatttgatgttcaaactcataaacattatcattaactttagaatttgatgccagcaacacgtgccaaagaagttgggaaaggtggcaataaatactgataaagttgaggaatgctcatcaaacacttatttggaacatcccacaggtgaacaggcaaattgggaacaggtgggtgccatgattgggtataaaagtagattccatgaaatgctcagtcattcacaaacaaggatggggcgaaggtcaacactttgtcaa from Entelurus aequoreus isolate RoL-2023_Sb linkage group LG14, RoL_Eaeq_v1.1, whole genome shotgun sequence carries:
- the kcnmb3 gene encoding calcium-activated potassium channel subunit beta-3, giving the protein MFLNTASPRRSFNIPININLQGARRRQARELLHTVTAQEQERSRGGDGHGGHQVKTQMPVSSVGEDRAILLGFGMMAFSVLMFFVVGITMVKPYINSKWEEEDRCMLLHTGILDEWVDCRGVSTIPCLAATVNLVASNQSAVLHFDEESVLFTPKCFYEPKCHMDQMELEGEVLTVKSNLDSWLGSTFLCLSDPTRHPGEVILNKKHTLKRTLFTLMWPGLMLGGGVLLVGLVKLTQCLAHLSAEMAPGGRLASKYTPGSIFYKGVHRSTASSTM